From the genome of Miscanthus floridulus cultivar M001 chromosome 10, ASM1932011v1, whole genome shotgun sequence, one region includes:
- the LOC136489790 gene encoding putative disease resistance RPP13-like protein 1 has translation MRSFLVKEAQGYELKQLMHLNKLRGSLIIGGLEVVGGKEEPLEAHLCNKKRLRELKLMFHLHKSFGPDVEAEVLEGLCPPKDLQELIILFYNGSRYPSWVLSGHHPDAPKHLHKLELYKCSQLAAIPEDSELFIGLRELHIAFCDWDWLPENMECLVSLQLLWIWKCDKIELLPTLPQQALKRIHISNGAPCSVEPAKKRDTQIGIRSSTFLSNTFRKDN, from the coding sequence ATGAGAAGCTTCTTAGTGAAGGAGGCACAAGGGTATGAGTTGAAGCAGCTGATGCATCTGAACAAACTTCGAGGCTCTCTAATTATAGGGGGGCTTGAGGTTGTCGGAGGCAAAGAGGAACCTCTTGAAGCCCACCTATGCAACAAGAAGCGACTCAGAGAACTGAAACTGATGTTCCACTTGCATAAGAGTTTTGGTCCAGACGTGGAAGCAGAGGTACTTGAGGGCCTTTGTCCCCCAAAGGATCTTCAAGAGCTCATAATCTTGTTCTACAACGGTTCAAGGTATCCTAGCTGGGTGTTGAGTGGCCACCATCCAGATGCCCCAAAGCACCTGCACAAACTTGAACTCTACAAGTGCAGCCAGCTGGCAGCTATTCCTGAAGATAGTGAACTCTTCATTGGTCTGCGTGAGCTTCACATTGCGTTTTGTGACTGGGACTGGTTGCCGGAAAATATGGAGTGCCTCGTGTCGCTCCAGTTACTGTGGATTTGGAAGTGCGATAAGATAGAGCTTCTTCCGACGCTGCCCCAGCAGGCTCTTAAGAGGATTCATATATCCAATGGTGCCCCGTGCTCAGTAGAACCTGCAAAGAAGAGGGACACCCAAATTGGGATAAGATCCAGCACATTCCTAAGCAACACATTTCGTAAGGACAATTAA
- the LOC136485834 gene encoding probable disease resistance protein RXW24L, with protein MASPWSIAARGWTVTVLGWLFSPIISMILNKLSAYLIFDASKELDKLEDVTVPALRETLRDVEEQRMVMRYKRSRSHLQRLDKLDTRLKSALCQAEDILDLVDYHRIEKELTGGDDGRWVQRLIQAAGASNIVALGRGSWASVQRVLHASGACIAFYCIDITPAPLLQLVHSMKQKLGQFFGGWSSGEGVLPVSQATSTVGVQRLCGWCSHLTSCCRSVFSWSAQRIAEARRFRDWPYEQVGIKSDLQKDGNVPITGRIRLRKQIQGIEDILTSSKKSDLLNQNSSSTSKNSAKESRRKQKEIDELYRVIEQKVFGRDKDRAHICRMLREGPDTNAPSSSTEDGSAAELVPITERISLRNPIKHIEDILTALKKSDMLNDTNSSSGTTTDADNESSSFTVKNSAKESSSKQKGIDELYRVIEQKMFGRDKDRADIIRMLREGPDTYAASSSTSKPYSVIGIYGITGSGKSTLAQYVCDYEKKAKHFDPVMFVLVGKAFSVGNIFRDMLEQITQSRPSKDNDLESLKAELKKELKDKCFLLVLDDVWVNGDNMKERRILLDVLLVGQSGSRILVTAQKTDAAAALGAQEKMQIPIPDLEEEQYLSMFMHYALEDSQVTRNDYERYKAIGRKITKKLRRSPIAAITVAARLKSESRIDFWERTSNLDVLDETMGALWWSYQQLGVDIRRCFTYCSIFPKAYILERDKIVDLWIAQGFVNTRSNDTEELEDIGQSYFDELQTFSFLQVRRRTILGEEAVDITIHDLLHELAERVSRSEFFRIGLNGSPVDIPRGVHHLFIETKNVAEINVKILDLGNLRTLIINEDPYEKYPEKKMKTNHDLEKFLGDCS; from the exons ATGGCAAGTCCCTGGAGCATCGCTGCGAGGGGCTGGACAGTCACCGTATTGGGTTGGCTGTTCTCACCCATCATCAGCATGATCTTGAACAAACTCTCTGCCTACCTCATTTTTGACGCATCCAAAGAGCTCGACAAGTTGGAGGACGTCACTGTCCCAGCTCTCAGGGAGACTCTGAGAGACGTCGAGGAGCAGAGGATGGTGATGAGGTACAAGAGGTCTAGATCTCATCTGCAGAGACTCGACAAGCTGGACACACGTCTCAAGTCTGCCTTGTGCCAAGCGGAAGACATCCTGGACCTTGTCGATTACCACCGTATCGAGAAGGAACTGACTGGTGGGGACGACGGGAGATGGGTGCAGCGACTCATCCAGGCTGCTGGCGCATCCAATATTGTCGCCCTCGGCAGAGGGAGCTGGGCCTCGGTGCAGCGAGTTCTCCACGCTTCTGGTGCTTGCATCGCCTTCTACTGCATAGACATCACCCCAGCTCCTCTACTGCAATTGGTGCATAGCATGAAACAGAAGCTGGGGCAATTTTTCGGAGGTTGGAGTTCAGGTGAGGGCGTTCTACCAGTTTCCCAAGCAACATCCACCGTCGGGGTCCAGAGGCTCTGCGGTTGGTGCAGCCACCTCACGAGCTGCTGTCGGTCCGTATTCAGCTGGTCCGCTCAGCGGATTGCAGAAGCCCGGCGTTTCCGGGACTGGCCATATGAACAAGTTGGCATCAAAAGTGATCTGCAG AAGGATGGCAATGTGCCTATTACTGGAAGAATCAGACTAAGGAAACAAATACAGGGCATAGAAGATATTCTCACTTCCTCGAAGAAATCAGATCTCTTGAATCAGAATAGCAGCAGCACCTCCAAAAACAGTGCCAAGGAAAGCAGAAGAAAGCAGAAAGAGATTGACGAATTGTACAGAGTCATTGAACAGAAAGTCTTCGGTCGAGACAAGGACCGTGCCCATATATGTAGGATGCTTCGTGAAGGACCAGATACCAACGCACCAAGCTCCAGCACC GAGGATGGCAGTGCAGCAGAATTAGTGCCCATTACTGAAAGAATAAGTCTGAGGAATCCAATAAAACACATAGAAGATATTCTCACTGCCTTGAAGAAATCAGATATGTTGAATGATACGAATAGTAGCAGTGGCACCACCACGGATGCAGACAACGAAAGCAGCAGCTTCACTGTCAAGAACAGTGCCAAGGAAAGCAGCAGCAAGCAGAAAGGGATTGACGAATTGTACAGAGTCATTGAACAGAAAATGTTCGGTCGAGACAAGGACCGTGCGGATATAATTAGGATGCTTCGTGAGGGACCAGATACCTATGCAGCAAGCTCCAGCACCAGTAAACCTTACTCTGTGATTGGCATATATGGCATTACAGGTTCTGGGAAGAGTACCCTGGCACAATATGTTTGTGACTATGAGAAGAAGGCAAAACATTTCGACCCTGTCATGTTCGTTCTTGTGGGGAAGGCATTCAGCGTGGGTAATATATTTCGTGATATGCTTGAGCAGATCACGCAGAGCCGGCCCTCTAAAGACAATGATCTTGAAAGTCTAAAAGCAGAGTTGAAAAAAGAGCTGAAAGACAAATGCTTCTTGTTAGTACTGGATGATGTCTGGGTCAACGGTGACAATATGAAGGAACGTCGGATTCTACTTGATGTGCTTCTTGTTGGGCAGAGTGGAAGCCGAATCCTGGTGACAGCTCAAAAAACAGATGCAGCTGCAGCTTTAGGTGCTCAGGAGAAAATGCAAATCCCAATACCTGATTTAGAGGAGGAGCAGTACCTCTCAATGTTCATGCACTATGCCCTAGAAGACAGTCAAGTCACAAGGAATGATTATGAAAGATATAAAGCCATCGGGAGAAAAATTACAAAAAAGCTTCGTAGATCACCCATTGCAGCAATAACAGTGGCAGCACGGCTTAAGAGCGAAAGCAGAATTGATTTCTGGGAAAGAACATCAAACCTTGATGTGTTGGATGAAACAATGGGAGCTCTGTGGTGGAGCTATCAGCAGCTTGGTGTTGACATCAggcgatgctttacatactgcAGCATTTTCCCCAAAGCATATATATTAGAACGGGATAAGATTGTTGACCTGTGGATAGCACAAGGGTTTGTAAACACCAGGAGTAACGATACAGAGGAACTGGAAGATATAGGACAGAGCTACTTTGATGAATTACAGACATTCTCATTTCTGCAAGTACGACGAAGAACCATTTTGGGCGAGGAGGCAGTGGATATCACAATTCATGACCTGCTACACGAGTTGGCAGAGAGGGTTTCTAGAAGTGAGTTCTTTAGAATTGGTTTGAATGGCTCACCGGTAGATATCCCACGAGGGGTCCACCATCTTTTCATTGAGACAAAAAATGTAGCAGAGATCAATGTGAAAATTCTGGATCTGGGAAATTTGCGCACCTTGATCATTAATGAGGATCCTTATGAGAAGTatccagaaaaaaaaatgaaaacaaatcacgacttagaaaaattcttggGCGATTGTTCATGA